From the genome of Tachypleus tridentatus isolate NWPU-2018 chromosome 6, ASM421037v1, whole genome shotgun sequence:
CAGAACGGATAGCTCTTTATGAACATTATCcataaataaaaccacaaaattCCTGGTTTGATACTTTCTCTTTTCCAATTACCACTTTTCATTGCTTTTACTGTGGCGACACAAGTTTTAGCGTAAATCTGAgggtttacaactctaaaaatcaTATTTCGATACCCAAATTAGGCAGAAGATGAATAGTTTGGACttagcaataaaacattttttttattctttcccagcaattaaaaaaaaaaaaatgttttcccgTAAATAAGGTAAACTGAGTTAAAACCTGGTAAACCATTTCTCGTTAGCTAAGTAACATCAGAAAGTTAGTTCTTCCTATGTCCACCAGTTGTAGAAACCAGTAAACAACGAGTTATATTTGACAGATGAACGAATGATACGATTCCAATGCTAAAAGTAATCATAACGAGAGGTCGCTGCATTCACATTAATTCTATTCAATGTGGccaatatttatgtacattactATCTTCATTagtgaaaaaatattgtatttatctaAATGATAACTTGGATTGAGTTTTGagaaaagctacaagagggtcGCCCCTATTTCaaaagtgatagattagaggaaagacagctagtcaatatcacccaccgccaactcttgagccactcttttaccaacgaataatggtatttaccgtcacattacaacgccccctcggctgaaagaacgaatgcactcggtgtgacggggatttacaCCCGCATGTTGGGAGTTGTGTGCCCTAACCGCCGACCATCTTATCAAAAGGAAGCCACTTTAAGAAGGCAATAACCACACAATACGAAAGctgataaaacactttatttattattagtatttatttattattacgatacactgaaatgtatattttttcccAGTCCAAGTTAGCAAGTCAAATCTTCAGCCTTGAGGTCTGGAACCGGTCTCCCAGCAAGATTGGGAGGTTCTCTGCACGTGACGACTCGTGCCATTCCACTAGCATCAATGACTTTCTCTTTCCATTGCGGTATAATCCAGACTAGACGACAGTCACATGTAAAGGGTAAACCTAAAAGTAATAACGTTCTTTGTTTCATTGATCATATATTGTGGAATAAAAATTTTCTAGAAGGAAATTCACTAGTTTGCATCCAGGAATTCACCAGAAATATCATTACAGGGttagcattttaaaaataaaattctaatattAATTGTAAAGGTGCAAACTGGTTATTCGCGTTGTACGAATTGCAGGGATTTAATCCCAAATTTTAGTGTATAAACAATCAATTCCTTCCAagaacatactcgccttttcaagTTCTGGGGCGtgattatgtgatggtcaatcttattattcgtgTGTTAATAATAGCttaaagagttggtggtaggtggtgttaACTAACTTCCTTCCATgtggtttgttctttttttataaattagagaCAATAGGACAGTTGTCTAATAAGGAACTGTGTAACTTATATTTGTGGATTGATTTATTTCAACTTACTTTTGCTACTGTTGACATTTTCTGTCctagtataaagaaaaaaaatagctaTATTAAGAAACCCTCTTTGTCAATGTTGTACAAAcctctttcttgtttgtttgtttgttttagaattagacacaaacctacacaatgggctatctgtgctcagcccaccaaaggtatcgaaacgtAACTAGTCCTTTTTCTCTGACGACatccaaacatgcttaccttgaTTTGTACCACAGCTCTACCATTGTTTGTTCCTTGATTTGTACCACAGCTCTGCTATTATTTGTTCCTTGATTTGTACCACAGCTCTGCTATTGTTTGTTCCTTGATTTGTACCACAGCTCTGCTATTGTTTGTTCCTTGATTTGTACCACAGCTCTGCTATTGTTTGTTCCTTGATTTGTACCACAGCTCTGCTATTGTTTGTTCCTTGATTTGTACCACAGCTCTGCTATTGtttgtacagttatttttatgtgtgtgcTCTTAATTATTCTTCGTGTGCTCAAATTCTCGCGAGACGCGGTTTCGAAACCACTGCTGTATCACTTTAGTATTGATAATTATTTCTcaattgttatgatattttagCTCATAATAGCCACATCAagatttatttatctttctttcttctgttgtttttttaagaaagaaTACACTTACCAATCACACTTCTTCTATCAACTGACATGAAGATTGAAGAAAATACACCTACCAGTTACAACAATTCTATCAAGTCACGTGAACATCGGAGAAAAATACACCTACCAATTACAATAAGTCTATCTAGTGACGTGAACACTGGAGAAAAATACACCTACCAATTACAATAAGTCTATCTAGTGACGTGAAGACTGGTTTGAAAGTTTGTTCGGGTGGCACAGATATTTGATTGATGGAGATGTCGAGCGATTTCAGTTTGGGCATATCTGTAAACAGATCTTCCGGAATAAAACTTATCTGGTTTCGGCTGTTAAAAAAAGAACCAGAGACATTGGtcacatgaacaaatatttatttgtttgttttatattcactGAGGTGACACctacttttattttatcattatgagAAATTTAGTTTGTATCACGACATTAAactatcattaattaaataaatgatgtattttgtGCCTGAGAGGTGGGTGTCCACATCAATACAAGGTTTAATTTATTTCGTCACTTGGTATTTTATTGGGTGAAGGACACTTGTTAAGATTCATCGTTGGAGGATCAATAAAAAGACAATGAAGGCGGAGCTTAGTGTTATTCAAACAGTactaaaactgataaaaactttacaaatccTCAAAAGGTTCATATGGTTCAGAAACGACATCATCtgaatatctttaaaattactgaaatctgccattaatattaaaacacaagCTATTGGATGATCTGTCATAAGACGAAGGGCGATCAGTATGTGAAATGATGATGTTACTAGTATTAATGGTGTTACACGTAAATGATATACTTACTTCAAATCTATATTCTCCAGTTCTGGTGCTGGTCTTGGAAAATTCGAACGTTTTATTTCTGTTAAGTAGTTTCTTTCAAAGTTGACGTTTACCAAAGACAAAAAGTGGCCCATGGGTATTTCAGCCACTGTCTTCAGACCAGCAACTGACACAACTAATGAATTCATGTTCGAGCGTGAAACCCTCCATAAAACCTAGGACTTAACTCATTAAATTCGGACACATTGGAAAAGAAAGTTGTGGACACTTCTGGTCCAGAGTCCAAAGCTGAGGAAACTGACCAGTCAAAACTACTTCCTAAATCAACCCATTGCATGGAAACAAGAAGTTCGTTTTTGACTGATAATCCATGGAAAGCTGATAAACCAGACGATAGTTCACCTAAGTATCCAAGTTTCGTGTGTGCTAAGTCCAAACTGAATTTTTCCACAGAACCAAACCACCCAACGAAACGGTGTGGCAAAGAAGAAATTTCTCCAGAAATAATACTAAAGTAGATAATTGGACAGGACTGAAACTGTTGATACACGAGAAACGACGAGTTATTATCGAGACCTCTACATGAATAGAAACAAGTATCAACGTTTCTACTACAAGAACAGGGATAAATGTTTTCTGTAGGAGAACAGTCCGCCTTCACTGATACACCCAGCAACAACGTCACAATGGTCAGTAAAAGTGAATAACCGTGGATTTTCTCCAACATTTCTGTAACAgcaaaaaaatatcaaaagtataAACGTATTTTAGCCTAAACATAacgatatacatgtatatacgtTTTGTATTCTGTATAAAAACTAAATGCTTACTTTCGACTCAATGATAATCACAACGCACCCTGCCGGCCAGAAATTAAAGAACGAAAATCTAATAGTCAACAAACAGTTGTAGGACACAAGCGAAGTGACATTGACAAAATGAAAGTCTttcttattgacataaattcaacCAAGCTAAAGATGCCACCCTAGTAGAAACAATCACCGATCTGTTCTCGTAAGTCACTTCGTATCCTTCAGTTGCTAAAGCAGTTCTTGGAACCTATTTCAATGTagactgaaataaaaatacatgaaacgTTTAATACTTGTTTTAAACAACCGGTTTTTCTAAACCTGTTACTAAGTTCCCGTTTTGAGCATTAGTAGTGAACTCCACAGAGATATTTAATAACACAGGTTACTACACTGATGTGTCaagttaagaatattttaaagattacTTGTCTTactggtttttatttattatgaacccgtgtaaaatatatgaataacaaaCTCACCACTAGAGGGACACAAGGTGTAGAATTAAAATGAGACCTTTTGAAACGGATGCAGtgatgttcgtttgtttttgaatttcgcgcaacgctacacgagggatatctgcgctagccgtccttaatttagcggtgtaagactagagggaaggcagctaaccaccaccacccaccgcccactcttgggctactcttttaccaacgaatagtgggaataaccaTCACATTTTTACGTCCcaaagggctgaaagggcgagcatgcttggtgcgacggggattcaaacccgcgaccctcagattacgagtcgaatggcttaacccacctggccatgccaggcctgtagaTGTAGCTAGTCTGGTGGACAAGAAGAGAACAGAGGCTAAAGAAAAGTCACAGCCAGGAGGGAGTACTAATTTAATAAGAGTTTTATGTTTTGGATCAAAACTACATAAtcagctgtctgtgctctgcccaccgcggatatctaaaacccgagttttagcgttataagttcgcacACCTACCGCAGAGCCACCAGGGGGCGAGGGTACGTAACAGCACATAACAGCGtgtaaatttatctaaataaagCTAATATCTACTGTCACGAATCAATACGTTTGACGATCAATTGGTGAAAATAAACGTCACCATAAAGTAGGAACATGTGAACACATCTATAAAACCTTGAAGAAAAGCTATAAATTCTCCCAACTTTGTTATCTACTGGCAtaatatagaaagaaaatattcaacATCTCTCTCCAACTTTAAATTATCTCAACAGCAAAACATGATACTGATCTTCTATTAAATGTGACGTTGTACTTAAATCTTTCGTCTTTAAATAAAACACGTTTTTCATTTGatttaaacctattttattaTGAAGTATTTCATCTCCGCTGCATACTTTACATACAGATTATAACATATTCCCGGAATAACTATCActactttaattttgtacctcAACATTTGTGAAGATTCTGAAACATTGAATGTAATTAAAttcgtgtttttttaatttaaaaaaaaacacctgagaTTTGATGATACAATGACAGAGACATCTATtagcctggcatggtcaggtggttaaggcgctcgactcgtaatccgagggttgcggattcgaatccctgtcacaccaaacatactcgtcctttcagccgtgggggcgttattaagcgacggtcaatcccactattcgtttctaaaagagtagctcaagagttggcggtgagtggtgatgactagctgccttcattctagtcttacactgctaaattacggactgctagcgcagataaccctcgcgtagctttgcacgaaattcaaaacaatccaaatcAGAGACATGTATCAGATGATCCAATATAACACTGACTATGATGAAAACACTTAAATTAATTCATCGCCctcctctagtacagcggtaagtctatggatttacaacgctaagatcaggggttcgattcaccttggtgggctcagcagatcgcACCAtatcgctttgctataagaaaaaaacatacacacattaatatattgttaaagagATATAGGaagttattttgtgtattttaattcttaCTCTGTGTTACAAATTAGTCAGAAATTTTAATTGTTACGTGTTACAGGTTTCTCAGAAATGTTAATTGTTACTACGTATAAGATGATTGTTCAATACGCAGTTAGTCTGTCTCAGTATTCCCTAAATATTCCAAAAGAGAAActggttgtttattttttaatttcagctagagggaaggcagctagtcatccccacccccAAGCCTTGGGCTACTCTATTTTCAACAAATAGTAAGACTGACCGTAACTTTTAacgccccacaactgaaaggacgagcatatttgtgTGGACGGCGTTTCGAATCCGCAAGATTTCAGATTCCGAGACAAGCGCtctctacctggccatgccgaactaGAAAAACTGATTGACAGTCATGGTTTAATTAAGACTCATCTATTATCAGTGTTCTGTGTCAGTATTGACGACTTTCCTAGATATCTTTAATCCCAAGAAAACAATGTTTGATCCCTGCTTGATCCTATAATTACACAACAACAACGAATTTATGGTTagcttatttattaaaactttctcCTAACTTAAAACCGTTATGATCGAACTCTGAATTTGAGAGCAATATAGCTCAGATGTAGGCTTGGCCGTCATCAGTAACGTTTGATTTGAACTTTAATTTCCCTCTAGGAGTGACAAAAGGACTTATAAAATCcactacaaaatttatttttcttactagCATTTcccaataataataacaacaacaaggaCAACGCTTTATCCATCTATATCGATGTGTGACATACACGTATTTGTGGGTAGAAAAGAAATGCTTCTATACAGCTTTTGATACATTTTTGAGATAACATTTCATATTTCTTCAAACTATAACTAATAGAACTAAGTTctagtatcatgtttaacatatcATTTAGTTTTGAATCTAAAAACACACGTTGATGGACATCCCTCAGAAATATTAGTAGTGGTTTCACCCAGACCAGTACACTTCCAATCTCAATACTTCTACGAAAAGTGTGAATTATATGATAACTTATATTTTCTTCAGCAGCTCAGTTTACCATGGTAACAGATATCACATCTACATCCAGCTGTTTGAAGATACACAGATAACAGTGAGAATCAACACGTGTTCTGTTATCAGTGTTTACCTGAGTTTGTTTAAAAACCGAAAACTTCATAAAACAAAGAGCACGAAAACaagtaacataaagaaaacaagttcGTTTGGACATCAGAAACGTTTTGATTTATATTggataagtttatattttcaggTGAGGTGCTTGTTTGTTAATGTTGTAGTGTTACTTCTGTTCATACTGTTGTAATCTGTACAACTTGTATTTCTCTGTTTAAAATTGTCTGTAAAAATTACTGTATGAAATTTTTCATACAGAAAGAAATAATTCGTTAAGTACTTTTATCTTACAGGAATGTCGGGAAAATCAAAGGATTGGTCACTTTTACTGACCATTGTGACGTTGTTGCTGGGTGTATCAGTGAAGGCGAACTGTCCTCCTATAGAAAACATTTATCCCTGTTCTTGTAGTAGAAACGTTGATACTTGTTTCTATTCATGTAGAGGTCTCGATAATAACTCGTCGTTTCTCGTGTATCAACAGTTTCCGTCCTGTCCAAATATTCGGTTTAGTATTACTTCTGAAGAAATGTCCTTTTTGCCACATCGTTTCTTTGGTGGGTTTGGTTCTGTGGAGAGTTTCAGCTTATATTTAATAAGACTGAATCTTACAGCCTTGGGTGAACCATCGTCGGGTTTATCAGCTTTCGATGGATTATCAGTCAAAAACGAGTTTTCTGTTTACATGCAATGGGTTGATTTGGGAAGTAGTTTTGACTGGTCAGTTTTTTCAGCTGTGAATTTTGGACCAGACGTGTCCACAACTTTCTCTTCCAATATGTCCGAATTTAATGAGTTAAGTCCTGGGTTTTATGAAGGGTTTTCACGTTCTAACATGAACTCACTAGTTGTTTCACTTGCTGGTCTGAAGACAGTGGCTGAAATACCCATGGGTCACTTTTCGTCTTTGGTAAACGTCAACTTTGGAAGAAACTCCTTAACAGAAATAAAACGTTCGAACTTTCCAAGACCAGCACCAGAACTGGAGAATATAGATTTGAAGTAAGTATATCATTTACGTTTtatatcgtttctaatatgtatGACGTAAGTTATTTGTGTGCTAATGTTTTAGTTCACTTTGAATAGAAGAAATATTACCAACTGGactttgtgtttctgtatattaataattagtttGACAGCTGGATTTTGACTGAAACTAAACACGTGTAAAATATCTCTTTCGCACCAACGacatatgtttaatttatatatatataaattacttatcAAAGGTTTAAACAGTTTAGGTTTAACAATATTGTGGTGTTTTGGAAACGTTGAGTTTAATAAGAATTACTGTCTTTCTTTGGATGATCGTTATCTTTAGTAGTTAATTCTACCATCTGATTTTGTTCTCttaataagaaaaagaaatcatTGAAGAGAGAGTTGGGTACGTTATATTCAAACATTAGGCATAAAGTCATGATGGAACAGACTGTCTCATAACTACATTTTTacaatgtttgatatttttttaggTAATATGATACATCCAAAAATCGATTGCTTCTGTATGCATGCATTTAGATCATAAAGGTATTTTAGATCGGAGGTTTTGAACTTTTAAAATGGTAGGATCCCTCTTAtcttacaactttaaaaaacCAACCTAATCAACTTGCCttacaataacatttagaaattatAACCCGTGGTGAGAAAAGTGCGGGAGAGACCATACAAACGCAGAGGTCAGTGTCAAAATTGTTCCCGTATTTCACGCAACAATACGCAATCCTTAACATAGAAGAATCTCCGTATGGACAATCGACACAAGTCACGTGTTACCTTCACGACTTAACAAGGAAATGCAGACCAACTATATTAATGATATAGGGGGTGGATGACGGTAAATGATGCTACtctcaaaatacttttaatcatCGCTGTGTATTGTGTCAGGGTCGAGTTATGGAGCATGAGAGTGAATACAAGGGTCAAAAATTATACTACACTAATGTTCTTTGCATCGTTTTAAAAATTACGCTAACAAGGAATAGGTTGGCCAAGATGAGTTATTCAGTCATTCTCCTCGTTCTATCATTGCATTCCTCAAGTAACTGGCGAAGGAAACTGCTACTCCTCTTACTCCACAAGAAGACAGTAGCTTTCTGCACGATTGGACTGTCGAAAGTGACGCTTTGAAACTGTCGTCGTCACACGATTTTTGAAAGCGGACAGGAATGAGTGGCGTGCTTTGGATGGGACAACTTTAAGTAAGACGGAGCCTTTCAGAATGGAAACTTCGCTGCAGAATTATTGTAAAGATTCATGGTCGTTTAACAGACCATATCCGGACGTGACAACATGGGCTGTAGCGAATAATGAGGCGCccaaatcgttttaatataactgaCTCAACCCTATTAAACGTTAGTGTTAAACCCAACACTTATTTGTCATATAAAACTTTTTGAATAGATCACAATTTGATTCCAATGATTATGGATACAAACTGGCGTTTGCCTTACATGTACATCTGTTGTAAGCATAAAATGAAATTAGTTTATGCTTTCATACTAAGAATAacagttcatttattttttcttttcttttctcagCCGAAACCAAATAAGTTATCTTCCAAACGATCTCTTTACAGACATGTTTAAGCTCAAATGGTTCGATATCTCCATGAACTCTATAACTGTATTGAAAGAAGAAACTTTCAAGCCAATTTTTACGTCACTTGTTAGACTCGTAACGATCGGTGagtttatacattattaaaacttCCATGcgaaaattttatattaagtaggttactggaaaaatatttgtcgACATAAAAAATATTCGCACTTTCAAAGAAATCACTATAGTAGTTTTGGAgtctttgttgttgtgtttttttcaagttaaatacTGCAAGCCTTAAAGCAAAATGGAAATTTTTTCTTGTAcatgtgattaaggcactcgactcgaaatccgaaggttgcggtttcgaatccccgtcacaccaaacatgctcgccctttcagccgtgggggcgttataatgtgacagtcaatcccatcattcgttggtaaaagagtagcccaagagttagtggtgatgactagctgccttccatctagtgttacactgctaaattagggactggtaacacagttagctctcgtgtagctttgcgcgaaattcaaaaacaaaacaaacaaacaaacaaaagaaatacttCATACATAGAGGTCTCTGGATCGCCAATGAGCCCAAACAGGAGGATTACAAAGATGATCATTAGAGATCACCTTATAATGGGTGGATAAAAGTTCGATGATGGAATAGTTACACTTTTTAAAAATGGCGATTCTGGTACCGTATTTCTCTTAGAATTACTACTTCCACCATAGTGAACATTTTCAATTTGATGTCCATAAAATTTGCACACTGCTCCGGATCGAACTTTCTATAACGAAACACTTCTGAAAATAACATTAAGGTTCACTTAAAACCATGTGCCTTGGCACACTTTCTATAGTTGCTTTGTTGTGGAAGTCAGCTTCTGAGATCACAGCTGAGTAAACCAAAGTCTGATTCTATTGGAACTGCATTGAGGAATAAGATATCGCGTAACTGATGTAATTCCAATTGCTTAGACTAGTTTGCTCATGAAAGATATATTTTGATTTCCACTGGAAGCTTGTGAGTTTGTGAAGTTAAAAACCGTCTTTCATTACACAATACTCTGCAAGAGTGTTAGGACAACGTCAAAAACTAGATTTGACGCTACTTTCAAGGAAGAATGAAAGGTAtgtcatatttagtacaacagaaagtcaGTGAAAGTggttgagttcagcaaacagttaacattttgtgTTTCCCTTTCTGCTTTAAAAACTGGAAacagtctttcagatattgtttcaatatatttaatcagtatCCTTTGGGATTTTATTCGAAATATCTCTAATACCCTCCTATAAAGTTTTgttgaaagtaacttttgatttttgactgtgacatgacaacaaaactcaATATATATAGCATTTAACACTGCTATAGAGTGCTGTTCAATTGACTTCTTTTAAGATATACCAATactatatgttgttgttttctatatagttaagacgcTGGATGGGGTACCATGACAATTATATCAGACCCTAAGTTTGATgaatatgttcattcaagcagaactctTAAGACATGCgattggtacaagtatatggaaattctaaagaCTGTTAAGT
Proteins encoded in this window:
- the LOC143254221 gene encoding uncharacterized protein LOC143254221; translation: MNSLVVSVAGLKTVAEIPMGHFLSLVNVNFERNYLTEIKRSNFPRPAPELENIDLNRNQISFIPEDLFTDMPKLKSLDISINQISVPPEQTFKPVFTSLDRLIVIGLPFTCDCRLVWIIPQWKEKVIDASGMARVVTCREPPNLAGRPVPDLKAEDLTC
- the LOC143254220 gene encoding uncharacterized protein LOC143254220, whose amino-acid sequence is MSGKSKDWSLLLTIVTLLLGVSVKANCPPIENIYPCSCSRNVDTCFYSCRGLDNNSSFLVYQQFPSCPNIRFSITSEEMSFLPHRFFGGFGSVESFSLYLIRLNLTALGEPSSGLSAFDGLSVKNEFSVYMQWVDLGSSFDWSVFSAVNFGPDVSTTFSSNMSEFNELSPGFYEGFSRSNMNSLVVSLAGLKTVAEIPMGHFSSLVNVNFGRNSLTEIKRSNFPRPAPELENIDLNRNQISYLPNDLFTDMFKLKWFDISMNSITVLKEETFKPIFTSLVRLVTIGLSLTCDCRLAWILPDWRTKVIDAREIAWPTTCKEPPNLAGRRVRDLQLQDLTCRVKL